From Dendropsophus ebraccatus isolate aDenEbr1 chromosome 2, aDenEbr1.pat, whole genome shotgun sequence, a single genomic window includes:
- the PENK gene encoding proenkephalin-A isoform X1, producing the protein MIRKADMQSMALVTRYYCLVLAITIYLAVAIRADCSKDCASCAYHVGQATEINSLACTLECEGKLPTAKAWGTCKELLQSAKDDSQEAEKDQSIDSHLLAKKYGGFMKRYGGFMKKKMDELYHMEPEEESNGGEILAKKYGGFMKKEYDSDTSDLLREILGTGADPDSGLYRDNNSETPGEINKRYGGFMRDYRRSSDMEDEGRELQKRYGGFMRRVGRPEWWQDYQKRYGGFMRRFADSLLPSDEDGESYSKETPEMDKRYGGFMRF; encoded by the exons ATGATCCGCAAGGCTGACATGCAA TCAATGGCGCTGGTTACTAGATATTACTGCTTGGTCCTGGCTATAACTATATATCTTGCTGTGGCGATTCGAGCAGACTGCAGCAAGGACTGCGCTTCTTGTGCTTATCATGTGGGACAAGCAACTGAGATCAACTCTTTG GCTTGCACGTTGGAATGTGAGGGAAAGCTGCCAACGGCTAAAGCATGGGGCACCTGCAAAGAGCTTCTGCAATCCGCCAAAGATGACTCTCAAGAGGCAGAGAAAGACCAGAGCATTGATAGCCATTTACTTGCCAAAAAGTATGGAGGTTTTATGAAAAGATATGGAGGCTTCATGAAAAAGAAAATGGATGAGCTGTACCACATGGAACCAGAAGAGGAATCCAATGGTGGAGAAATTCTAGCTAAGAAATATGGAGGTTTCATGAAGAAAGAGTATGATAGTGACACTTCAGACCTCCTCAGGGAGATTCTAGGCACTGGTGCCGATCCCGATTCTGGTCTCTACCGTGACAACAATAGTGAGACACCAGGAGAGATCAACAAAAGATATGGGGGCTTCATGAGAGATTACCGGAGAAGCTCAGACATGGAAGACGAAGGAAGAGAATTACAGAAGCGATACGGCGGCTTTATGAGAAGAGTAGGCAGGCCAGAATGGTGGCAAGACTACCAGAAACGATATGGAGGTTTCATGAGGCGCTTTGCAGATTCTCTTCTTCCTTCAGATGAAGACGGTGAAAGCTACTCCAAAGAAACCCCAGAGATGGACAAGAGATATGGAGGATTTATGAGGTTTTAA
- the PENK gene encoding proenkephalin-A isoform X3, translating into MIKEFSDSMNKYYRSVGGFAPYPCILTPQDVAPGHKHTLLPVCLLQEQWMIRKADMQSMALVTRYYCLVLAITIYLAVAIRADCSKDCASCAYHVGQATEINSLACTLECEGKLPTAKAWGTCKELLQSAKDDSQEAEKDQSIDSHLLAKKYGGFMKRYGGFMKKKMDELYHMEPEEESNGGEILAKKYGGFMKKEYDSDTSDLLREILGTGADPDSGLYRDNNSETPGEINKRYGGFMRDYRRSSDMEDEGRELQKRYGGFMRRVGRPEWWQDYQKRYGGFMRRFADSLLPSDEDGESYSKETPEMDKRYGGFMRF; encoded by the exons ATGATAAAAGAATTCTCAGATTCTATGAACAAATATTACAGATCAGTTGGGGGTTTTGCACCGtacccctgtatactgacacCCCAAGACGTGGCTCCAGGGCACAAACAT ACTTTGCTCCCAGTCTGTTTATTGCAAGAGCAGTGGATGATCCGCAAGGCTGACATGCAA TCAATGGCGCTGGTTACTAGATATTACTGCTTGGTCCTGGCTATAACTATATATCTTGCTGTGGCGATTCGAGCAGACTGCAGCAAGGACTGCGCTTCTTGTGCTTATCATGTGGGACAAGCAACTGAGATCAACTCTTTG GCTTGCACGTTGGAATGTGAGGGAAAGCTGCCAACGGCTAAAGCATGGGGCACCTGCAAAGAGCTTCTGCAATCCGCCAAAGATGACTCTCAAGAGGCAGAGAAAGACCAGAGCATTGATAGCCATTTACTTGCCAAAAAGTATGGAGGTTTTATGAAAAGATATGGAGGCTTCATGAAAAAGAAAATGGATGAGCTGTACCACATGGAACCAGAAGAGGAATCCAATGGTGGAGAAATTCTAGCTAAGAAATATGGAGGTTTCATGAAGAAAGAGTATGATAGTGACACTTCAGACCTCCTCAGGGAGATTCTAGGCACTGGTGCCGATCCCGATTCTGGTCTCTACCGTGACAACAATAGTGAGACACCAGGAGAGATCAACAAAAGATATGGGGGCTTCATGAGAGATTACCGGAGAAGCTCAGACATGGAAGACGAAGGAAGAGAATTACAGAAGCGATACGGCGGCTTTATGAGAAGAGTAGGCAGGCCAGAATGGTGGCAAGACTACCAGAAACGATATGGAGGTTTCATGAGGCGCTTTGCAGATTCTCTTCTTCCTTCAGATGAAGACGGTGAAAGCTACTCCAAAGAAACCCCAGAGATGGACAAGAGATATGGAGGATTTATGAGGTTTTAA
- the PENK gene encoding proenkephalin-A isoform X2 produces the protein MALVTRYYCLVLAITIYLAVAIRADCSKDCASCAYHVGQATEINSLACTLECEGKLPTAKAWGTCKELLQSAKDDSQEAEKDQSIDSHLLAKKYGGFMKRYGGFMKKKMDELYHMEPEEESNGGEILAKKYGGFMKKEYDSDTSDLLREILGTGADPDSGLYRDNNSETPGEINKRYGGFMRDYRRSSDMEDEGRELQKRYGGFMRRVGRPEWWQDYQKRYGGFMRRFADSLLPSDEDGESYSKETPEMDKRYGGFMRF, from the exons ATGGCGCTGGTTACTAGATATTACTGCTTGGTCCTGGCTATAACTATATATCTTGCTGTGGCGATTCGAGCAGACTGCAGCAAGGACTGCGCTTCTTGTGCTTATCATGTGGGACAAGCAACTGAGATCAACTCTTTG GCTTGCACGTTGGAATGTGAGGGAAAGCTGCCAACGGCTAAAGCATGGGGCACCTGCAAAGAGCTTCTGCAATCCGCCAAAGATGACTCTCAAGAGGCAGAGAAAGACCAGAGCATTGATAGCCATTTACTTGCCAAAAAGTATGGAGGTTTTATGAAAAGATATGGAGGCTTCATGAAAAAGAAAATGGATGAGCTGTACCACATGGAACCAGAAGAGGAATCCAATGGTGGAGAAATTCTAGCTAAGAAATATGGAGGTTTCATGAAGAAAGAGTATGATAGTGACACTTCAGACCTCCTCAGGGAGATTCTAGGCACTGGTGCCGATCCCGATTCTGGTCTCTACCGTGACAACAATAGTGAGACACCAGGAGAGATCAACAAAAGATATGGGGGCTTCATGAGAGATTACCGGAGAAGCTCAGACATGGAAGACGAAGGAAGAGAATTACAGAAGCGATACGGCGGCTTTATGAGAAGAGTAGGCAGGCCAGAATGGTGGCAAGACTACCAGAAACGATATGGAGGTTTCATGAGGCGCTTTGCAGATTCTCTTCTTCCTTCAGATGAAGACGGTGAAAGCTACTCCAAAGAAACCCCAGAGATGGACAAGAGATATGGAGGATTTATGAGGTTTTAA